The SAR324 cluster bacterium genome segment GAGGAGCGGACCTGAAACCATTGTGCCTGGGCCGAGAAGCCCACAATTAACAACAGAAAAGAGCAAACAGTTGCGCGCATGTAGGTACGCATTACAGAGAGTTTTTGAGTTTCCAACGGTCAACGGTATCCCGAACCAGTTCTAGCTGGGAGAGCAAGGCATCCTGCTGCTCCTGGTTCAAATCCCTCCAACCGATAGCAATTTCGTCTTGGAGCCCTTGCAATTTCTGGACACGATGAGGTTCCAGGTTGTTCAGACGAGTAATGGCAGGCTGCCAGAGTTGACGATTTTGGTGTCGGAATTGGTGAACCACTTCATTGTAGTTCCACTCAAATAATGCACAGATTTGACGCAGAAGTTCCTGACTTGGCCTGGTGAGATCTTGCTCGATCTCTTCATACAATTCTGTAGAAATCTGCAGCAGCAAGGCCAACGCTTCTACAGGTTGGCCAAACTCTTCCCGTGCTTTGCGAAGCCTTTCCCCCAGAGAGAATCGATTTTCTGGAGGTGGTTCATTCCACTCAGGAGTTTCTGGTTTGTTGGGGAAACGATTGCGGATGTCTCTTGCAGACAGTGGCGGTTGGTAACCACCAAAACTTGGATTCGTTGAGGTGATCAGGCGCTGTCGCACCTGGCGGTAATTCCACTCAAACATGGAGCAGATCTTGCGCAACAACTCATCTTGGGGAATTACCCCTTCTTCCAAAGCCTGATAGTAGTCAACGGGAATTCCAAGCAGTGTGGATAGTCCTTCCAGGGTTTGCCCGACAGCTAATCGCTCTGCTTGCAGCTGTTCGCCAAAAGTTGCTCGTGCTCGGCTTCCTTCGATTGGGGATGTCTGGCGGGCCTGCGGAGTATTTAGTGCCAGTCGGCTAATGTCCTGGTAATTCCACTCAAACAGAGTACACAAGCGCTGAATAATATCAGCGGGTGGAATCCAATCTTCCTCTAGGCGTATGTAATCTTCTGGATTCATCTGCATCAGTAGAGCGATAGCCTCCACACTCTGGTCAATGGAGAGTCGGAATTCTTTGATCATTTCATTAAGCTTGGCCACGAACCTCTCTTGTTCCCAGGAATTGGTACAGGTCTTGATTGCCCGACAAGATCTTTTCTGCCGGAATTCACTACTTTCTCGCTGACGGCATCTCCACACATGAATCGACTTGCCTTCCCCTGTCTACTGCTGATCCTTTTCCTCGCAGCATCTACGTTGCCAGCTCGGACTCGTAACGCAGGCCTTGGGCCTTTGGAAGTCCGGAACCACTACCCGGTGACCCACGCCTACTTGTGGATGTATCCAGAAAACACAGCTACCTTGCCGGATGGAGAAGCGCTGACCAGTTATAGCTTCTCGATGGCAAACACCTTTGTCAATACCCAGGGCAGTACTCAAAAAATCACCAAAACTGAATATGATCGGGGAATTGTTGCTAGTGACTTCAACAGCGCTGATACAGGCCAAGCTGTGCCAAATTTGGGCCTGTACATGGACGTGGAAAGCTACCGCCAAAACTTCCGTTTCAAGTATGGATTCACTCCATCTATTGAATTGTCAGTCGAGGTGCCCTTTCTGACCCTGACGGGGGGCATTATGGACGAATACGTAGAAGCTTTTCACGCAATAGTTGGTGTCTCGGATGGA includes the following:
- a CDS encoding helix-turn-helix domain-containing protein; its protein translation is MAKLNEMIKEFRLSIDQSVEAIALLMQMNPEDYIRLEEDWIPPADIIQRLCTLFEWNYQDISRLALNTPQARQTSPIEGSRARATFGEQLQAERLAVGQTLEGLSTLLGIPVDYYQALEEGVIPQDELLRKICSMFEWNYRQVRQRLITSTNPSFGGYQPPLSARDIRNRFPNKPETPEWNEPPPENRFSLGERLRKAREEFGQPVEALALLLQISTELYEEIEQDLTRPSQELLRQICALFEWNYNEVVHQFRHQNRQLWQPAITRLNNLEPHRVQKLQGLQDEIAIGWRDLNQEQQDALLSQLELVRDTVDRWKLKNSL